A single genomic interval of Rhizobium leguminosarum bv. trifolii WSM1325 harbors:
- a CDS encoding RbsD or FucU transport (PFAM: RbsD or FucU transport~KEGG: bxe:Bxe_C1273 sugar binding or transport, RbsD/FucU), which translates to MALKNIPGILCPDLLWILSAMGHGDELAIVDKNFSACRVSKKTVTGKLVSMNAASATDAIAAILAVMPLDHFVEQPLMHMEDPDQAGTMLPVHADVELLCSTVEMRSIKSRSIERFAYYPLAESCFAVVHTGETRPYGNFILKKGVV; encoded by the coding sequence ATGGCACTGAAAAACATTCCGGGAATTCTTTGCCCGGATCTTTTGTGGATACTGAGCGCGATGGGCCACGGAGACGAGCTCGCCATCGTCGACAAGAATTTTTCGGCGTGCCGCGTGTCGAAGAAGACCGTGACCGGCAAACTCGTGTCGATGAACGCGGCGAGCGCCACAGACGCCATAGCGGCGATCCTGGCAGTCATGCCGCTCGATCACTTCGTCGAACAGCCGCTCATGCATATGGAGGATCCGGATCAGGCCGGCACGATGCTACCGGTTCATGCGGATGTGGAATTGCTCTGCTCGACGGTCGAAATGCGCAGCATCAAGAGCAGGTCGATCGAGCGCTTCGCCTATTATCCGTTGGCTGAATCCTGCTTTGCGGTGGTTCACACAGGTGAAACACGGCCCTATGGCAACTTCATCCTGAAGAAGGGTGTGGTTTAG
- a CDS encoding ABC transporter related (PFAM: ABC transporter related~SMART: AAA ATPase~KEGG: mlo:mll1016 ATP-binding protein of sugar ABC transporter), with product MTSALALAGITKSFPGVRALKGVSFSLQPGEIRALVGENGAGKSTLMKILSGAYSADEGRIELFGEAVLDPTPAGMIARGVAVIYQELAQAPHLTVAENVLMGRLPCKGALIDWGEAKRRTIEVIDRLGFDVDPTARIGTLSVAKRQMVEIAKALARNAKIIVLDEPSAVLAQAEIDQLFRVVRQLARESGVAFVYISHRLREVFELSDTVTVLRDGTVIHNGPSNGLTTDDLIRSMVGREVGDVFPTRTPRIGEEALSARGISTPALLKNVSIHVRKGEIVGLFGLAGAGRTELLRAIYGADPRGAGEVRINGAMASIGSPRAGISKGLGLVPEDRKTEGLFLIQSVGFNIMSASLAQIVRFGLLSLRRERKIVNGLIERLRIRTPNAAAATQNLSGGNQQKCVLARLVSAGCEILLADEPTRGVDVGAKREIYDLLVELAEARGLAIVIASSELPEILGLCDRLYVLREGEVTAELDARTATEEDVMHFAALH from the coding sequence ATGACGTCGGCATTGGCTCTTGCTGGGATCACCAAATCCTTTCCGGGCGTGCGGGCCCTGAAAGGCGTGTCGTTTTCTCTGCAGCCCGGAGAAATCAGGGCGTTGGTGGGGGAGAACGGGGCCGGAAAATCGACGCTGATGAAGATCCTTTCCGGCGCCTATTCGGCCGACGAGGGGCGCATCGAGCTTTTTGGCGAAGCGGTGCTCGACCCGACCCCAGCCGGGATGATCGCGCGCGGCGTCGCGGTTATCTATCAGGAACTGGCTCAGGCGCCGCACCTGACCGTCGCCGAAAATGTTCTGATGGGGCGGCTGCCGTGCAAGGGCGCCCTGATCGACTGGGGCGAGGCAAAGCGCCGGACCATCGAGGTCATTGACCGGCTCGGTTTCGATGTCGATCCGACCGCTCGGATCGGGACGCTCTCCGTTGCCAAGCGACAGATGGTGGAGATCGCCAAGGCCCTGGCGCGCAATGCCAAGATCATCGTTCTCGACGAGCCGTCGGCGGTGTTGGCGCAGGCAGAAATCGATCAGCTGTTTCGGGTTGTCCGGCAACTGGCTCGTGAGAGCGGCGTTGCCTTCGTTTATATTTCGCATCGCCTGCGCGAGGTTTTCGAACTGAGCGACACGGTCACCGTTTTGCGCGACGGCACAGTCATCCACAACGGACCTTCCAATGGTCTGACGACGGACGACCTCATTCGCAGCATGGTGGGCCGGGAAGTGGGCGACGTCTTCCCCACCCGCACGCCCCGGATCGGCGAGGAGGCGTTGTCCGCTCGGGGCATTTCGACGCCAGCGCTGCTCAAAAATGTCAGCATCCATGTTCGAAAGGGCGAGATCGTCGGTCTTTTCGGGCTGGCGGGTGCTGGCCGCACCGAGCTTTTGCGCGCCATCTACGGCGCGGATCCGCGTGGTGCCGGCGAAGTCAGGATCAACGGCGCGATGGCCAGCATCGGTTCACCGCGCGCCGGCATCAGCAAGGGGCTCGGTCTGGTGCCGGAAGACCGCAAGACGGAGGGCCTCTTCCTGATACAGAGCGTCGGCTTCAACATCATGTCGGCGAGCCTCGCGCAGATCGTCCGTTTCGGGCTTCTTTCTCTGCGCCGCGAGCGCAAAATCGTGAACGGTCTGATCGAACGGCTGCGGATCAGGACGCCGAATGCCGCAGCAGCGACGCAGAACCTTTCGGGTGGCAATCAGCAGAAATGCGTGCTGGCGAGGCTGGTCAGCGCCGGATGCGAGATCCTGCTGGCCGACGAGCCCACACGTGGCGTCGATGTCGGGGCCAAGCGCGAGATCTACGACCTGCTGGTCGAACTGGCGGAAGCCCGCGGGCTGGCAATCGTCATCGCTTCTTCCGAACTGCCTGAAATCCTTGGTTTGTGCGACCGGCTCTATGTCCTGAGAGAGGGCGAGGTGACGGCTGAACTCGACGCGCGCACCGCGACTGAAGAAGACGTCATGCACTTCGCGGCACTACATTAA
- a CDS encoding inner-membrane translocator (PFAM: inner-membrane translocator~KEGG: mlo:mll1013 permease protein of sugar ABC transporter): protein MKYLPRGTGLAGALIVLIIAASLISPHFLNPINILNVLRQVALYGILGIGMTFVILTKGIDLSVGSIVALVGVTGAVLMEQGVPIPLMVLICLSIGALVGCVNGLGISYFRIPAFIMTLGCMVMVRGFALMIADGGTVNPGKLADSFFVLGGGYMLGVPTPIYVFAAVCIIAAVVLSFTQFGRAIYAVGSNEEAARLSGINVPLVIFSVYIICGVLAALSGLIFLSRLSVGDPNSGLGLELEAITIAVIGGTSLFGGEGTVLGTIGGAMVLAIIANILNLAGVSPFSQQVVKGAIIVLAVLLEAGRKPRK, encoded by the coding sequence ATGAAATATCTTCCGCGCGGAACGGGTCTTGCCGGTGCACTGATCGTACTGATCATCGCCGCCTCGCTGATCTCTCCTCATTTTCTCAACCCCATCAACATCCTGAATGTCCTGAGGCAGGTTGCGCTCTACGGGATCCTCGGCATCGGCATGACATTCGTGATCCTCACCAAGGGGATCGATCTTTCGGTGGGGTCGATCGTCGCACTGGTCGGCGTCACCGGCGCGGTCCTGATGGAGCAGGGGGTGCCCATCCCGCTGATGGTGCTGATCTGTCTCTCCATCGGCGCCCTCGTCGGCTGCGTCAACGGCCTCGGCATTTCCTATTTCCGCATTCCGGCCTTCATCATGACGCTCGGCTGCATGGTCATGGTGCGCGGCTTCGCCCTGATGATCGCCGATGGCGGGACCGTTAATCCCGGAAAGCTCGCCGACAGTTTCTTCGTGCTCGGCGGCGGCTACATGCTGGGCGTGCCGACACCGATCTACGTCTTTGCGGCAGTCTGCATCATAGCCGCCGTCGTGCTCAGCTTCACGCAGTTCGGCCGGGCCATCTATGCGGTCGGCAGCAATGAGGAGGCGGCGAGGCTCTCCGGCATCAACGTGCCGCTCGTCATCTTCAGCGTCTACATCATTTGTGGTGTGCTGGCGGCACTTTCCGGCCTGATTTTCCTGTCCCGCCTGTCCGTCGGCGACCCGAATTCCGGCCTCGGCCTCGAACTGGAAGCGATCACGATCGCGGTGATCGGCGGCACGTCGCTGTTTGGCGGCGAAGGCACCGTTCTCGGTACGATCGGCGGCGCCATGGTGCTGGCCATCATCGCAAACATTCTCAATCTCGCAGGCGTTTCACCATTCTCACAACAGGTGGTGAAGGGCGCGATCATCGTTCTTGCCGTGCTGCTCGAAGCCGGAAGAAAACCACGCAAGTAG
- a CDS encoding transcriptional regulator, LacI family (PFAM: periplasmic binding protein/LacI transcriptional regulator; regulatory protein LacI~SMART: regulatory protein LacI~KEGG: acr:Acry_0501 periplasmic binding protein/LacI transcriptional regulator), with translation MATITDVARAAGVSVSTVSHVVNGTRHVNEATAALVKNAIESLGFVPNAVARSLVRSSTDAVGIAISISTNYYFNDIVSSIERACAAIGQLVFLCDTQNDPETELRLVRELVQRRVDGVILAPSGDPENRAIDYLKSSRMPFVLVDRLTVADADGVCLDNEAAMETLIDHLVGHGHRRIGLIAGEPGLLSTIERVRGYVGAMRKHGLEIDRSLMSEGNANSADARQSALEILSRVDRPTAIASGNNLATIGVMRAVRDLGLRISEDLALIGFDDFDWADCFEPRLTVMAQPSEMIGMQAAEMLSRRIKSSTEDVRQVRLPAKLVIRRSCGCGGH, from the coding sequence ATGGCGACAATCACTGACGTTGCACGCGCCGCGGGCGTCTCGGTCTCGACCGTGTCGCACGTCGTCAACGGCACCCGGCATGTGAACGAAGCGACGGCGGCGCTCGTCAAGAACGCGATCGAAAGCCTCGGATTCGTGCCGAACGCCGTGGCCCGGTCACTGGTGCGATCATCGACGGATGCCGTGGGTATCGCGATCTCGATCAGCACCAACTACTATTTCAACGATATCGTGTCTTCTATCGAACGAGCCTGCGCCGCCATCGGCCAGCTCGTCTTTCTCTGCGACACGCAGAACGATCCGGAGACCGAGCTGCGGCTGGTCCGCGAACTCGTCCAGCGGCGGGTGGATGGGGTGATTCTGGCTCCGTCCGGCGATCCGGAAAACCGCGCCATCGACTATCTCAAATCGTCTCGCATGCCCTTCGTGCTTGTCGACCGTCTGACGGTTGCCGATGCGGACGGGGTTTGCCTGGACAACGAGGCGGCGATGGAGACGCTGATCGACCACCTGGTGGGCCACGGCCACCGCCGCATCGGCCTCATCGCCGGCGAGCCCGGGCTGCTTTCCACGATCGAACGCGTGCGTGGATATGTCGGCGCCATGCGCAAGCACGGGCTGGAAATCGATCGCAGCCTGATGAGCGAAGGCAATGCCAACAGCGCGGATGCCCGCCAATCAGCGCTTGAGATCTTAAGCCGGGTGGACCGACCGACGGCGATCGCCTCGGGCAACAATCTGGCCACAATCGGCGTCATGCGCGCTGTGCGGGATCTTGGCTTGCGCATCTCCGAGGATCTGGCGCTGATCGGCTTTGACGATTTCGATTGGGCCGACTGCTTCGAGCCGCGGCTGACCGTCATGGCGCAGCCGAGCGAGATGATCGGCATGCAGGCTGCGGAAATGCTGTCCAGGCGGATCAAATCGAGCACGGAAGACGTGCGGCAGGTTCGCCTGCCGGCAAAACTGGTAATTCGCCGCTCCTGCGGCTGCGGAGGGCATTGA
- a CDS encoding protein of unknown function DUF721 (PFAM: protein of unknown function DUF721~KEGG: rec:RHECIAT_CH0001088 hypothetical protein) — MSYPRKGAKQISELANGLIDPVLARRAGINTALLGSWSEIAGEDFADCTRPEKIAWARGGNETGGFRPGVLTIACEGARALFLTHAQGELIQRINSFFGFAAVHQIRIVQKPVSQAIRRSRTPPPLKGEAARKLDSMMEGIENDKLRQAIQRLGTAVMGKRGR, encoded by the coding sequence ATGAGTTATCCACGCAAAGGTGCAAAGCAGATCTCCGAGCTGGCGAACGGGCTGATCGATCCCGTGCTCGCGAGGCGCGCCGGTATCAACACGGCTCTGCTCGGTTCGTGGAGCGAAATCGCCGGCGAGGATTTCGCCGATTGCACCCGGCCGGAAAAGATCGCCTGGGCCCGCGGCGGCAATGAGACCGGCGGTTTCCGCCCCGGCGTGCTGACGATTGCCTGCGAAGGCGCGCGCGCGTTGTTCCTTACCCATGCGCAGGGCGAACTCATCCAGCGCATCAACAGCTTCTTCGGCTTTGCCGCCGTCCACCAGATCCGCATCGTCCAGAAGCCGGTCTCACAAGCCATCCGCCGCTCCCGCACCCCGCCGCCGCTGAAGGGCGAAGCCGCCCGAAAGCTCGACAGCATGATGGAGGGCATCGAGAACGACAAGCTGCGCCAGGCAATCCAGCGCCTGGGCACCGCGGTGATGGGCAAGCGCGGACGATAA